Proteins encoded together in one Ciona intestinalis chromosome 1, KH, whole genome shotgun sequence window:
- the LOC100178117 gene encoding bromodomain adjacent to zinc finger domain protein 2B isoform X3 — protein MEPRKSTSKTKNEPLDLPLHLQQQMALASQMGIPPGYMDPSLLAAVPGFVQPGIMDPQQMFNLQVAAAGGIPMVDPTIALQAFGSMGGIPPGGIPPGLMGGNMAAPGGAEWLAMMQQAQLFAAMGGTAVPGMPQMSGGNPFLNPSFNPTGVPPQKSRGESWDSNMGSKNYPSRSPQQGKSGGSRPSSTASSSRMTPSGISPSVSTPSRSKRQKYQPNQTSSSDSVSKVISNQHEALEQKRVQTEQIMQAELMRQFEQQFLLQQLQLQQQQDQIQAALQALKNPTNLPGKSSQSEKIQQQLSRSIYEQLVSPNRGNSQPGTSSQQLPTLEMLMSLGQLPLPTVPSSENRKSTNQRPQSSNRNYTPPLSITSLSPPSVRPSSQSNERRSRDTPTGDSSKHRNHTPGNSNPNDPNSSAFLAALYNSMQNPPETSIPKPQENTLTPISKLNMNLDPLANNAYADETKEISQHRRKQSNPMASMNFDVNSAAGIAKDVGSSEKPLKLYEDQLSLLKAEKTVSAKVKTEKGDTSAFDLSVRKEIKKPEKFKVSDAEPETSSKIVDHPDVKNKELLAAMQLMASFKPDSKNGENVSRDITEESFKKLLSGGQGGDLNKINDMLTATVAAEMHRLQVHQMNLQMELKMLGQNGSKSTQNHSSNKMHIENPAENNPGSSKSMNNHESLRDADFDKLRKHSVDDDFNKPINEGWKREIRIKYSGSEWQGDVVYVNQETKKLRCLADVSKYLEETGGHGLSINNFSFNPKLRIGTYYEQKDRSTRHWSRISGSEIESRIAMLDTNNVNKTSSNTLSRIFEVAKERRKAKSSRGSLLPNRTESVKRSIEERLCKEAEDRALKQAAELKDQQEKIQNKLLRQQERHQKLDQQRIEREIRERQLLEEREIQRQQALLFKQQEREQRKQHLIFLKALDSKRRLEERDRRREEMRNEKIYIREKRMEQRRLANKLAKELKRPVEDMCLKNNKPLPILQPLQGTLKEKDTKRWSQLDGKATADVLMVLEFLHTFKDAILIDESVIPTFEQLQRSLLNDPEHTGSLVQLTMALLHQCLCDPGVPAPGPWLHCMTGMKVTDVDVSKGNYSEILRLFIWARKGFKCETSKILDTVPFLALKAEQKAEILAYLVNELVCSRPVCAEIEKHLENLATLRRDKWIVEGKIRQARIEHANDGSDTSTNSPMKQRLKIKVGNTEKDDDERDSVKGDNDSNPDGTESKPTCRSDTAIQRKMKELTKEHQSFNELLFTSSKPLRGLDLGQDRYRRRYWALSNLGGVYVESLESGRFSDGDDDDDKEDETKDGEKCEENMEVISQTKSSDLDSQNENIVSEKPTESSLENICENKTDETCQNKQNSVSIDEKKVLENSSKNENESVLNTNKTENTEQSEHLVQPTLSVEECEQKNKVVVEQETEPTQNLVNDVVLKAENNKMNKDPSCDVTNTKSPTSIEINDNNGFITPTTDHCSSISTFELNQGNPPIDNNKSTDPQLAQQSSKNETNSTQNKQPTNPEAGLLMQENSHYDMINTKAEPYLNEQAIVTTNVENNKRFPEPGNPVVETEDSVVAAAKAIAAKAVASSSHLLFPRSKENMSQSNYQSKPPVKEEDKTEAQNTNQDVGCKENELGEHTAKALLSMGINPTSLSQKQLEALSHNRDENLDKKVNETQVNEDIQKNDEKPPTAPKSETSPQDNEAKPANQENKEEELPMDLSKPMPTQINFQTKQPVPNAFIPPLPFNITGKPTPSQLTEMSNFFIHGMNYPLNLLERSLTPKSDEMKTEFIIPPGAMDHVIPSQDIREKPLPIPKETKFGWWRITEEQEFDSLVDALHPRGTREKYLHRMVVKHRKFCIESMEVATKSEFCFANGPKPARTSDGETEEKENSVNGDAEKDDGEQKDIKEDEAVVLEENDDITEDILENPVETAFQIEMETLKQVEELSDRCVAVGVLNMAWSSLPKASFTRKDLAHIPYVPNGDAMKHDATNPVEHDPESVLCVTVDLLRKLELAIPRSYLKPPLVRKGGATEFSNLPSLSESGATDVAAGLRTWRNAVSMATSAAQIAMCVTMLETCIAWERTPRGSIKTEMSPKVKKKRSDKRSAAKAQLPSNSMPGSKKKRKSPEFISDTGSEIGGCNSDMTVDANVILREKQPPVSPKQKRKRSLNEFDSILDDTHDGENSYPCSDVEGEVSRNGINDSDRAGGSGEGSVDGQSENCDVVKKKKKKAKKKAKDEGDKDKKKKRKHTAACREILRKLQAHEMATWFLFPVDPKVVPNYRKVIKKPIDFSTIENRLKKGRYKTAEGFMNEILMVFDNCRLFNEDDSPIGRAGHALRSYFDERWAELVRDNVDFESEV, from the exons ATGGAACCACGTAAAAGTACCAGCAAAACTAAAAATGAACCACTGGATCTCCCTTTACATTTGCAACAGCAAATGGCATTGGCTTCCCAAATGGGAATTCCACCAGGCTACATGGACCCTTCTCTACTTGCAG CTGTCCCTGGTTTTGTCCAACCCGGAATAATGGATCCTCAACAAATGTTCAACTTGCAAGTTGCTGCTGCAGGGGGAATACCCATGGTTGATCCCACCATTGCCTTGCAGGCATTTGGATCTATGGGAGGGATACCACCAGGAGGGATTCCCCCAGGTCTGATGGGAGGAAACATGGCAGCTCCAG GTGGAGCTGAATGGTTGGCCATGATGCAACAAGCCCAATTGTTTGCTGCGATGGGAGGCACTGCTGTCCCAGGGATGCCTCAAATGTCTGGAGGAAATCCTTTTCTGAACCCAAGCTTTAACCCAACTGGTGTCCCGCCCCAGAAAAGTAGGGGAGAGTCATGGGATTCCAATATGGGATCAAAAAACTACCCAAGCCGTTCTCCGCAACAAG GAAAATCTGGAGGTTCTCGTCCGAGCAGCACAGCATCCAGCTCACGTATGACACCCAGTGGTATTTCTCCATCTGTTTCGACCCCTTCGAGATCAAAACGACAAAAATATCAACCAAATCAGACTTCATCTTCAGATTCAGTTTCTAAGGTTATttcaaat CAGCATGAAGCATTGGAACAAAAAAGAGTGCAAACAGAGCAAATAATGCag GCGGAGTTAATGCGACAATTTGAGCAGCAATTTCTTCTTCAACAACTTCAACTACAACAACAGCAAGATCAAATACAAGCTGCGTTACAAGCGTTGAAAAATCCCACTAATCTGCCTGGCAAA TCTTCCCAATCTGAGAAGATACAACAACAGTTATCTAGATCAATATATGAACAACTGGTGTCGCCAAACAGGGGGAACTCTCAACCAGGCACATCTAGTCAACAACTTCCAACTTTGGAAATGTTGATGTCACTCGGACAG ttacCACTTCCCACCGTTCCAAGTTCTGAAAACCGGAAATCCACAAATCAACGGCCGCAGTCATCCAACCGTAACTACACTCCTCCCCTGTCTATCACATCTCTATCACCACCAAGTGTTAGACCGAGCAGTCAAAGTAACGAGCGAAGATCGAGAGACACCCCAACTGGTGACTCCtcaaaacatagaaatcatacacCTGGAAATTCAAATCCAA ATGATCCAAATAGTTCTGCATTTCTGGCAGCTTTATACAATAGCATGCAGAATCCACCTGAAACCAGTATACCAAAGCCCCAAGAAAATACTCTCACCCCAATATCAAAGTTAAACATGAATTTAGATCCATTAGCAAACAATGCTTATGCTGatgaaacaaaagaaatatCTCAACATCGAAGAAAGCAGTCAAACCCAATGGCATCAATGAATTTTGATGTAAACTCAGCTGCCGGCATAGCAAAAGATGTTGGCTCTTCTGAAAAACCTCTTAAACTGTATGAAGATCAGCTCAGTTTGCTGAAAGCTGAGAAAACGGTATCTGCGAAAGTTAAAACTGAAAAGGGTGATACTTCTGCTTTCGATCTATCGGTTCGAAAAGAAATAAAGAAACCAGAAAAGTTCAAGGTTTCAGATGCAGAACCAGAAACTTCAAGCAAAATAGTTGATCATCCCGATGTGAAGAACAAAGAGCTTCTCGCTGCAATGCAGCTCATGGCTTCATTTAAGCCAGACTCCAAAAACGGAGAAAATGTGAGTCGAGATATTACAGAggaatcatttaaaaaattactcaGTGGTGGTCAAGGGGGAgacttgaataaaataaatgacatgCTTACTGCCACTGTAGCAGCTGAAATGCACAGACTTCAGGTTCACCAAATGAATCTGCAAATGGAGCTGAAAATGTTAGGACAAAATGGATCAAAATCAACACAGAATCATTCTTCTAATAAG ATGCATATCGAAAATCCTGCAGAAAATAATCCAGGCTCGTCTAAAAGTATGAATAACCATGAAAGTTTGAGAGACGCAG ATTTTGATAAGTTAAGAAAACATTCTGTTGATGACGATTTTAACAAACCAATAAACGAAGGATGGAAACGTGAA ATTCGTATCAAATATTCCGGATCTGAATGGCAAGGAGATGTTGTTTATGTAAATCAAGAAACTAAGAAGCTTAGATGTTTGGCAGACGTGTCCAAG tactTGGAAGAAACTGGAGGTCATGGTTTATcaataaataacttttcttTTAATCCAAAACTTCGAATTGGAACTTATTATGAACAGAAAGATAGAAGCACAAGACAT TGGTCAAGAATCAGTGGATCTGAGATTGAAAGCCGAATTGCGATGTTGGACACAAATAATGTGAACAAGACCTCATCAAACACCTTGAGTAGAATATTTGAAGTGGCCAA AGAAAGAAGAAAAGCAAAGTCAAGTCGCGGTTCATTGCTTCCCAATCGAACAGAATCCGTGAAACGATCAATCGAGGAAAGATTGTGCAAAGAAGCGGAAGACCGTGCTCTTAAACAAGCTG caGAGTTGAAGGATCAGCAAGAAAAAATTCAGAACAAACTTCTTAGACAACAAGAAAGACACCAGAAGCTTGATCAACAAAGAATTGAGCGTGAAATACGGGAACGACAGTTACTGGAG GAACGAGAAATTCAAAGACAACAGGCAttgctttttaaacaacaa GAGAGAGAGCAGCGAAAACAGCATCTGATTTTTCTCAAAGCTTTGGATTCCAAGAGAAGATTAGAAGAGAGGGATCGAAGGAGGGAGGAAATGAGAAATGAAAAGATTTACATTCGGGAAAAACGGATG GAACAAAGAAGGCTTGCAAATAAATTGGCGAAGGAGCTGAAGAGGCCAGTGGAGGATATGTGTCTCAAGAATAACAAGCCTTTGCCCATATTACAACCATTACaag GGACTTTGAAGGAGAAAGACACAAAACGGTGGAGTCAACTGGATGGGAAAGCCACAGCAGATGTGTTGATGGTGTTGGAGTTCTTACATACTTTCAAAGATGCTATCTTGATTG aCGAATCTGTCATCCCAACGTTTGAACAGCTACAACGAAGTTTGCTTAATGATCCGGAACATACAGGGTCACTGGTACAGCTGACAATGGCATTGTTACATCAATGTTTATGCGATCCAGGGGTGCCAGCCCCAGGCCCATGG cTTCATTGTATGACTGGAATGAAAGTTACAGACGTCGATGTCAGCAAAGGAAATTATTCTGAAATTCTCCGACTTTTTATCTGGGCAAGAAAAGGCTTTAAATGCGAG ACCTCGAAAATTTTGGACACAGTACCATTCCTTGCATTAAAAGCGGAGCAGAAGGCGGAAATTTTGGCTTATCTTGTGAACGAGCTGGTTTGTAGTCGACCAGTGTGTGCTGAGATTGAGAAACATCTTGAAAATCTTGCAACGTTACGACGAGACAAGTGGATTGTGGAGGGAAAAATACGACA AGCAAGGATTGAGCATGCTAATGATGGCAGTGATACCTCAACTAATTCTCCGATGAAACAACGATTGAAAATTAAAGttggaaacactgaaaaaGATGACGACGAAAGAGATTCTGTTAAAGGAGACAATGACTcg AATCCTGATGGCACCGAATCAAAACCAACATGTCGCAGTGATACAGCTattcaaagaaaaatgaaGGAACTAACAAAG GAACATCAATCTTTTAATGAACTATTGTTCACAAGTTCGAAACCATTACGAGGGTTGGACCTCGGTCAAGATCGATACCGGCGACGATATTGGGCTCTCTCCAACCTTGGAGGG GTTTATGTTGAATCTCTTGAGAGTGGGAGGTTCAGTGATGgagatgatgatgatgataaaGAGGATGAGACCAAGGATGGTGAGAAATGTGAAGAAAATATGGAAGTGATTTCCCAAACCAAGTCTTCAGATCTGGATTcccaaaatgaaaatattgtttctgaAAAACCTACAGAATCAAGTTTAGAAAATAtctgtgaaaataaaactgatgAAACTTGTCAAAATAAGCAAAACTCTGTCTCCATAGATGAGAAAAAAGTGTTGGAAAACTCAAGTAAAAATGAGAatgaaagtgttttaaacaccaacaaaacagaaaatactGAACAGTCTGAACATTTGGTACAACCTACTTTGTCGGTGGAAGAATGTGAGCAGAAAAATAAAGTGGTTGTGGAACAAGAAACTGAACCAACACAAAATTTGGTCAatgatgttgttttaaaagcagaaaacaataaaatgaataagGACCCTTcatgtgatgtcacaaataCAAAATCCCCAACAAGCATTGAAATCAATGACAATAATGGTTTTATCACACCAACAACTGATCATTGCTCTTCAATATCAACCTTCGAATTGAATCAAGGAAATCCACCCATTGACAACAATAAATCAACAGATCCACAACTTGCGCAACAATcttcaaaaaatgaaacaaattcaactcaaaataaacaaccaacaaatCCTGAAGCTGGTTTGCTGATGCAGGAAAATTCACATTATGACATGATAAATACCAAAGCAGAACCTTATCTCAATGAACAGGCAATAGTGACAACCAATgttgaaaacaataaaagattTCCAGAACCAGGGAATCCTGTTGTGGAGACAGAAGACTCTGTAGTAGCCGCAGCGAAAGCAATCGCAGCAAAGGCTGTTGCTTCATCTTCCCATCTGTTGTTTCCAC GTTCAAAAGAAAATATGTCTCAATCTAATTACCAAAGCAAGCCACCTGTAAAAGAGGAAGACAAAACTGAAGCTCAAAACACCAACCAAG ACGTTGGATGTAAAGAGAATGAATTAGGAGAGCACACTGCTAAAGCTTTATTAAGCATGGGCATCAACCCAACTTCATTGAGTCAAAAGCAATTGGAAGCCCTATCACATAACAGAGATGAAAATCTTGATAAAAA agtAAATGAGACACAAGTAAATGAAGATATACAAAAGAATGATGAAAAG CCACCAACAGCGCCCAAGAGCGAAACCTCTCCACAAGACAACGAGGCAAAACCAGCGAACCAGGAAAATAAAGAAGAAGAATTACCGATGGATTTATCGAAGCCGATGCCGACACAAATTAACTTCCAAACCAAACAACCTGTTCCAAATGCATTCATACCACCCCTACCATTCAATATTACAG GCAAACCTACACCATCCCAACTAACAGAGATGTCCAATTTCTTCATCCATGGAATGAACTATCCTCTTAATCTTCTTGAACGAAGCCTCACTCCAAAGTCGGATGAAATGAAGACGGAATTTATTATTCCTCCCGGTGCAATGGACCATGTTATTCCATCACAAGATATCAGAGAAAAGCCACTCCCCATTCCTAAag AAACAAAGTTTGGATGGTGGAGGATCACAGAAGAGCAAGAATTTGACTCCTTGGTTGATGCTTTACATCCACGAGGAACAAGAGAGAAATATCTTCATAGGATGGTTGTGAAACACCGGAAATTCTGCATTGAATCAATGGAAGTGGCGACTAAATCTG aattttgttttgcaaacGGACCAAAGCCAGCTCGCACTTCTGATGGTGAAACTGAAGAGAAAGAGAACTCTGTGAACGGTGATGCAGAAAAAGATGATGGTGAACAGAAAGATATAAAAGAAGACGAAGCTGTGGTCTTGG AAGAAAATGATGACATCACGGAAGATATTTTAGAAAATCCTGTGGAAACTGCTTTCCAGATTGAGATGGAAACTTTAAAGCAAGTTGAAGAGTTATCTGATCGTTGTGTTGCAGTTGGGGTGCTTAACATG GCATGGTCCAGTTTGCCAAAGGCAAGTTTTACACGGAAAGATTTAGCTCATATTCCTTACGTGCCCAATGGAGATGCAATGAAGCACGACGCGACAAACCCAGTCGAGCATGACCCGGAAAGCGTTTTATGTGTAACGGTTGACTTGCTTCGAAAACTGGAACTTGCGATTCCAAGATCTTACCTGAAGCCACCACTTGTAAGAAAAGGGGGCGCTACAGAGTTTAGTAATCTACCATCGTTGTCTGAATCAGG AGCTACAGATGTGGCCGCAGGTCTTCGAACTTGGAGGAATGCTGTTTCCATGGCAACAAGTGCTGCACAAATCGCCATGTGTGTCACCATGCTTGAAACATGCATTGCATGGGAACGCACACCTAGG GGTTCAATCAAAACTGAGATGAGTCCAAAAGTGAAGAAAAAGCGTTCGGACAAAAGATCTGCTGCCAAAGCGCAGTTGCCCAGCAACTCTATGCCTGGATCTAAGAAAAAGAGGAAGTCACCGGAATTCATTTCGGACACGGGCAGTGAGATAGGAGGCTGTAACTCTGACATGACAGTTGACGCAAATGTCATTTTAAGAGAGAAACAACCTCCTGTGTCACCTaagcaaaaaagaaaaag ATCTCTGAATGAGTTCGATTCAATCCTTGATGACACTCATGATGGTGAGAACTCGTATCCTTGCAGTGATGTAGAAGGAGAAGTTTCTCGGAATGGAATTAACGATTCTGACAGAGCCGGGGGATCTGGGGAGGGATCGGTTGATGGACAATCGGAAAACTGTGATGTcgtaaagaaaaagaaaaaaaaggcaAAGAAGAAGGCAAAAGACGAG GGTGATAAGGATAAGAAGAAAAAGCGGAAACATACAGCTGCCTGCCG ggAAATTCTGCGCAAACTTCAGGCTCATGAGATGGCAACGTGGTTTTTATTCCCAGTAGATCCCAAAGTAGTTCCTAACTATAGGAAAGTTATTAAGAAACCAATTGATTTTAGTACAATCGAAAATCGACTTAAAAAAGGAAG ATACAAAACTGCTGAAGGATTTATGAATGAAATTCTCATGGTTTTTGATAACTGCCGGTTGTTCAATGAAGATGATTCTCCTATTGGTCGAGCCGGTCATGCGTTACGATCATATTTTGACGAACGTTGGGCTGAACTCGTGCGTGACAATGTTGACTTTGAGTCTGAAGTTTAA